GAGCTTGATCTCAAGTTTtgagctcaatttttttttcctaactttttgtctttctcgtttttgtattttttgtttgtcttttttgaattttgttaaattcacgtttttttttttttgaattaagcaCCCGTCTTGATGGAAGGAgttttaaaatgtaaaaaaaattatgaccaaaattgaaaaattcaccaaagaccaaaaataccaaacaactcgtacttttttttttcataaagtaTCGTcttgtatgaatttttttcaattttgatccaTATTATTTTTACTCATTTCTAATTCCTCTGGTTGAGACCAATaactaatccaaaaaattacgatcaaaagctaaacaaaatatcacaaaagaaaaaaatcaaaaaaatactacatgacaaaaaagttagaaaaaatGGGGTCAGTCTAAATGAGCAGAATTAGTTGAAACTCGACTCATTTGTATGGACTTGTGTAATAAACGGACTGTGCTCGAACACTTCAGGAATAAAACGAATCAAGTTAGTACAGTATAACTTAGACTCGAGCTCGGTTGGACTCAACTCAACTCGTTTGTCGCCCTGAAAAAATGCTGATCCAGTTCCGGACTAAAATCCGATTCATCAGTGTCCGTGCGGTACTGAATAATTTCCCTGTGGACAGACCCCTAATCCAACTACGTGGATTAACCCTCTTTTTAGGATTTCGTAATTATCCTGCCAATATTTTAGAGTACCTTCTTATCCGGAGTAATTAGTTTGACAGTCCCACTAGATTCATCTTCCCATTGTATTCGGAATTTCACCTCAGAATTTCGCTGTGATTTTGTTTGCTACAATGGAAGATTTTTCTTTCCCCCAAGACTCTCTTTTCCTTGGATTCGACAGTTCTACTCAGTAAGTCTCCGTCCTTGATCAACTCCATTCCGCTTCTGGTATAACGAATTACCATTAAACCCATATCACAATTGTACTTGTTTGCCTTGTTTCTGTATCTGAATTTCCTAGAATCTTTAATTGATTCTTCAATCATGTACTCCCCTCCGTGTGGATGTTCTTTTCCTTAGatggttttttctttctttctttcattcttcCTTAGATGGGTTTATTTCTCGTATTGGTTGAGCTTAGATGGGTTTATTTTTCGTATTGGTTGAGCTGTTGGCTTTGGTTACCTCCAACTGTTATTACAATTGATGTTGTCTCatgtttgtactttgtattttCATACATGATGTAGATGACCAAatctatcgattgaaaaaaaataataataataatcatgtACTCTCTGaataaccgatttttttttacaacttagTACCACAATAGATTTTAACCAATTTTTGTTACTTCTTTAATTGTTTAGGTCCTTGAAGGCTACTGTGTTAGATGCCACTCTCAACATTGTCCATTCGGATATAGTCAATTTTGATTCAGAATTGCCCCATTACAAAACCAAAGATGGTGTCTACAGAGACCCATCAGTCACCGGCCGAATCGTTTCGCCCACTCTCATGTGGGTGGAAGCACTGGACCTCATACTTGAAAGACTCTCATCAAAACTTGATTTTGCGAAAATTGCTGCTGTTTCCGGAAGCGGGCAGCAGCACGGCAGTGTTTATTGGAAAACTGGAAGTTCTGTGAAGTTATCAGCATTGGACTCGAAGAAACAGCTGGTGGATCAACTTGTTGATGCCTTTTCGATAAAGGAATCACCCATATGGATGGACAGCAGCACCACAGACCAGTGCAAAGCGATTGAGAAAGCCGTTGGAGGTGCATTGGAGTTATCTAGAATTTCTGGGTCGAGGGCACACGAGAGATTTACTGGCTCACAAATTCGAAGGATATTTGAGACACAACCCGAAGTTTATCATGATACTGAGAGGATTTCCCTTGTTAGCTCCTTTGTAGCATCTCTACTTATAGGGGGATATGCTTGTATTGATGAGACTGATGGCGCTGGGATGAATTTGATGGATATTAAGCAAAGGGCTTGGTCTAAAATTGCTTTGGAggtttgtattttaattttgagacAACACTTACAGCTCCATGTTCATGTGGTACTTACCGTATTTTCTTCATGTGGTGTTATTTATTATGTTTCTCTGCCACATTAGATGGGTATGTTAGTTGGACCTGGTTGTGGTGTGTCGGATTCATCCAACTTTCCATATCAAGGGCATGGGGATGCCAGAATATTCATGCTTTATCTTTGTTTCTCAAGGATATAAATTTTGTCTATAAAGTGCCATACGGATTTCATGCATAAAATATGGGTGTTGAGACTTGAGTGTTTTATGCGGGTTAGTCATACATTAAGAGTCTATGTAAGTGTAACATATAGTCCGTCAAATACTTGTATTTTGATACTGTACTATTGACTAATGATCAATCCTACAGGCTACAGCTCATTGTTTAGTTGATCTTGAGCTTTCATGTTCATTACAGGCCACTGCACCAGGTTTGGAGGAAAAGCTTGGAAAATTAGCTCCTGCACATGCTGTTGCTGGGTTTATTGCTTCCTATTTTGTGGATCGGTTAGTGAAAACTGCATGCAAGTAGTGCCTTAAACgttgtttttactttttgatcCTGATATttaccctctcttttttttaacttgcAGTAGTCCTTTTACGTATCCTCCTTTTGATTTGTGGTTTCATTACTATCATGTGGGttgtttgatgtttttttcATAGGCATGATTcaaaatgtaccaattttttttgcctGCTACTGAAATTCAACATAGTTAAACTCTATGATATCTAGGATAGTCAATGCATGTCCCTTGGAATTTTAATGTGCTTGAGTCCAAAGTGCATGAATTCGGGTGGGTTTAACTATGTCAAGTTCATATTGGGATCGCATGGTTTTTCCCTTTTCAACTGCAGATTGGGCATGCTGCACGGTAATTTCAAATTAGAGTTGATAGATTTCACGCCTCCAATGTCAAACACAAAACTATGACAAGAACTTCCCGTACCAGTGTGTTTCATAAAAAGTTGTCACGATACAAAACCACCACATAGGAAAGTACTGAGTTAAAGAGTTCCCGGCACGTTTTTTACAAAACAGTGGCACGTACTGAATTTCTCATTGACGTAAGTTTTGTATGCTGTATTTTCTTTTGTGGTTCGTTTGTTTATTCAGATAGGCATttgtcaaaatatatttttcgttttGAAAAATGCTATAGAGCACCAGTTTTTTCTCACTGTTTTATATAAAGAGAATAAGGAAGACACCTATGTGAGAAGATAATCatgaagagaaaaaggaagaagatgatgccTTGCCATGTCCCTGGTGGTATAAAAAGATGAATGAATCCGGAAGGCCATAGCATTgctctttcattttttactattttgacaTCACTTTTGACTGCTAGGTATCATATCCACCTACTTTCAGGTTCCGCTTCAACAAGAACTGTTTGGTTGTTCAGTGGTCTGGAGACAATCCTAACAGCCTAGCAGGTAAGTGATCATTTTGATCCGTTTAGTTCTGCTAATATGTTTAATTTTGCTGATTCAGCTGCCATGGTGCATGTTACGTACTGAGAAGTTTTTCCACTATTTTCCTAAAGAGGCATGGAGcatctttttcctccattccatCAATATCACTCTTAGTAGAGCAATGATTGATTGTGAACGCAATCTTGCATCTGTTGCATTATCTTGCGAAGTCTAATCCTTTCCTGGTGCTGTATCTGTGCTTGATTTTActctatgtagcacggacacttcGTCCAAGGCTACGTACTGGTATCGGACACTATCTGGACAAGGACACGCTCCGGACACCTGTCCAACACTCCATTTCAAAGTGtccggattttttttttgcatttcacTTGGACGCTCTCTTCACACGGTCGGGCACTCCAAGGACATGTGTCAGACACTCAATTTcaaagtgttctaatttttttgttttgttttcagttgGAGTCTGGACACTCTCCCAAAATGCTTGGACTCCCCAAGAACATGCTCAACAACTTTCCGGAAAACTTGGGACGCAGATGCAATTATAAAAGCGTTTTAAGTGGGTTTAAATTATAAGATTCACAAGTTTTGAGTGCGTTGTACCACAAATTATTACAATTCTCACAACTATTACAATTCCTACATTCTCTTAATTCACCGAGAATATGTGTAGAAATATGGAAAACTGGTGAAAATGCAGAGTATGTATGCTATGATAAAATTGAACGTGCATCTTTTTGtagattatttttttcatatattttttcattagTCTAAATAAAACATCTATACataatataaaatattaaaaaattaacatgTCCCCTAGCATGTCATGCCCtctatttttggaattttctgtTATCCGTGTTTTGCCAGGGTGTGTCCTGTGTTTGTGTCGGTGCTACGTAGGTTTTACTTGACTGGATTCTGGCTTCTTTCCTTATGTTCTTTCCACCTTTATGAAAGCTTGTCTTCTTGATTTTTGCCTCTATTCTCATGTTCTCGTAGTTCATCATAACTGCATACTGACTTGACAACCTGAAACTATGTAGGTTTGACTCTAAACACTCCTGGTGATCTGGCAATCAGTCTCGGCACTAGTGACACTGTAAGTTACCAGAGAGACAGTCCTAATTTACTTGTTTATGCTCTTGAAGTTGGTTTCTGTATATCTAATCCTatttctaattttggtttttttttttcaaggacATAAACTTATTATGGTTTGAGATAGTCCGAGTTGAAGCATGCTAACAAGCCAAATCAAATCCGTTTTTTACTACCATAACTTGTCAATCATGTCTGCGTCTGAACTCCACAAAATACTTTGTAGGGTTATTCAGATGTTCGTGACACTTGTTTATGGAGGCCCATCATAAGTTCTAGAGTTGTTCAACCTCagccttaaaaaaatattgattatTATTTCCTAGTTTTATTAATGAATAGAT
The sequence above is drawn from the Rhododendron vialii isolate Sample 1 chromosome 6a, ASM3025357v1 genome and encodes:
- the LOC131328862 gene encoding xylulose kinase 2; this encodes MEDFSFPQDSLFLGFDSSTQSLKATVLDATLNIVHSDIVNFDSELPHYKTKDGVYRDPSVTGRIVSPTLMWVEALDLILERLSSKLDFAKIAAVSGSGQQHGSVYWKTGSSVKLSALDSKKQLVDQLVDAFSIKESPIWMDSSTTDQCKAIEKAVGGALELSRISGSRAHERFTGSQIRRIFETQPEVYHDTERISLVSSFVASLLIGGYACIDETDGAGMNLMDIKQRAWSKIALEATAPGLEEKLGKLAPAHAVAGFIASYFVDRFRFNKNCLVVQWSGDNPNSLAGLTLNTPGDLAISLGTSDTVFGITSDPQPSLEGHVFPNPVDTKGYMVMLVYKNGSLTREDVRNQCADKSWEVFGKFLQQTPPLNGGKIGFYYKEYEILPPLPVGFHRYILENFTGDTLDGTSEHEVEEFDSQSEIRALVEGQLLSMRGHAERFGMPSPPKRIIATGGASANQNILKTIAAIFGCDVYTVQRTDSASLGAALRAAHGWLCNKKGSFVPISLMYADKLDKTSLGCKLSAAAGDKELVAKYGLFMNKRLEIENRLVQKLGRL